In one Streptomyces sp. T12 genomic region, the following are encoded:
- a CDS encoding carbohydrate ABC transporter permease, which translates to MATISKTASTAVPKTSESSKRRRREALWFYLFVSPWMIGFLVFLFGPMIASVYYSMTDWDSFTAPTWVGLQNYVTLITDDPRFWKTLWHTFYYAAVSVPLGLVLGLWLANLLNKQVRARKLLRTLIYLPTLVPLVATAMIFRQVLAPNGPLNDALGLFGVSGPAWLLDGDWAIPALVVMSAWSAGAATVLLLAAMKGIPKELYEAAEVDGAGAVRQFWSITLPHLTPIIFFNLIMGMIGAFQVFAQVYILVPKGKLRAAYDGAETMVPYLFDEAFGNYHMGYASAISWLLFLVVLVFTLIAFRTARRWVFYETEVK; encoded by the coding sequence ATGGCGACCATCTCGAAGACGGCCTCGACGGCGGTCCCGAAGACTTCGGAGTCCTCGAAGAGGCGGCGCCGTGAGGCGCTCTGGTTCTATCTGTTCGTCTCACCGTGGATGATCGGGTTCCTGGTCTTCCTGTTCGGGCCGATGATCGCGTCGGTCTACTACTCGATGACCGACTGGGACTCGTTCACAGCACCCACCTGGGTCGGGCTGCAGAACTACGTCACGCTGATCACCGACGACCCCAGGTTCTGGAAGACGCTGTGGCACACCTTCTACTACGCGGCGGTCTCGGTCCCGCTCGGCCTGGTGCTCGGCCTGTGGCTGGCGAATCTGCTCAACAAGCAGGTACGCGCCCGGAAACTGCTGCGCACCCTGATCTATCTGCCGACCCTGGTGCCGCTCGTCGCCACGGCGATGATCTTCCGCCAGGTACTCGCCCCGAACGGCCCGCTCAATGACGCGCTCGGCCTGTTCGGCGTCTCGGGCCCGGCCTGGCTGCTCGACGGCGACTGGGCGATCCCCGCGCTGGTCGTGATGTCGGCATGGAGCGCGGGCGCCGCGACGGTGCTGCTGCTCGCCGCTATGAAGGGCATCCCCAAGGAGCTGTACGAGGCGGCCGAGGTCGACGGCGCGGGCGCGGTACGGCAGTTCTGGAGCATCACCCTGCCGCACCTGACCCCGATCATCTTCTTCAACCTGATCATGGGGATGATCGGCGCCTTCCAGGTCTTCGCCCAGGTGTACATCCTGGTGCCGAAGGGCAAGCTGCGCGCGGCCTACGACGGGGCCGAGACGATGGTGCCGTACCTCTTCGACGAGGCCTTCGGCAACTACCACATGGGCTACGCGTCGGCGATCTCCTGGCTGTTGTTCCTCGTGGTCCTCGTCTTCACGCTGATCGCATTCCGCACCGCCCGGCGCTGGGTGTTCTACGAAACCGAGGTGAAGTGA
- a CDS encoding sugar ABC transporter substrate-binding protein, protein MPVDKLQVSRRGFLGLGLAAGVVTLTACGSGSGSSSGPLVMTVWGGDADRKTYQKRIDLLVKKYPELKVKLQLIPSDAYAQKVQTMIAGGSGPDIMQVAESVNTYSSKNQLLPLDDLAKKAGLDTAKRFGPVGSIYTYEDKLYAIPDRSGAITVYYNKDLFEKKGIKAPTAEWTWDDALDAFKELTVPGKQWGYTGAEWYPQWWSLAYQNGGTIIDADGRPAVDSDEVVEALQWAGDLVYKHKVAPSKADYADMGSEVGGDQAFPMQKCATHANGFWVTAGLTDAKFAWDIAPIWRGEKQAVSAFGSGLAISRTCKQRDDAFKAIDFLTSDAAQQQIIDDGEDVPASLAVQQSDAFLKPAWMKSDVNMGAFAESSGFIFRAPFIPEWNEMTSAIDSGLANFWLGKESAKKALTALQKDLESIIKSAG, encoded by the coding sequence ATGCCAGTTGACAAGCTTCAGGTGTCCCGCCGGGGTTTCCTCGGCCTGGGACTCGCGGCCGGTGTCGTGACCCTCACCGCGTGCGGTTCCGGCAGCGGAAGTTCGAGCGGCCCGCTCGTCATGACCGTCTGGGGCGGCGACGCCGACCGCAAGACGTACCAGAAGCGCATTGACCTGCTGGTGAAGAAGTACCCGGAGCTGAAGGTCAAGCTCCAGCTGATCCCCAGCGACGCGTACGCCCAGAAGGTGCAGACGATGATCGCGGGCGGCAGCGGCCCGGACATCATGCAGGTCGCCGAGAGCGTCAACACCTACTCCAGCAAGAACCAGCTCCTGCCCCTCGACGACCTCGCCAAGAAGGCCGGCCTCGACACCGCCAAGCGGTTCGGCCCGGTCGGCTCCATCTACACGTACGAGGACAAGCTGTACGCGATCCCGGACCGTTCCGGCGCGATCACCGTCTACTACAACAAGGACCTGTTCGAGAAGAAGGGCATCAAGGCGCCCACCGCCGAGTGGACCTGGGACGACGCGCTCGACGCCTTCAAGGAGCTCACCGTCCCCGGCAAGCAGTGGGGTTACACCGGCGCCGAGTGGTACCCGCAGTGGTGGAGCCTCGCGTACCAGAACGGCGGCACCATCATCGACGCCGACGGCCGCCCCGCCGTCGACAGCGACGAGGTCGTCGAGGCGCTCCAGTGGGCCGGCGACCTCGTCTACAAGCACAAGGTGGCGCCGAGCAAGGCGGACTACGCCGACATGGGCTCCGAGGTCGGCGGCGACCAGGCCTTCCCGATGCAGAAGTGCGCCACGCACGCCAACGGCTTCTGGGTCACCGCCGGTCTCACGGACGCGAAGTTCGCGTGGGACATCGCGCCGATCTGGCGCGGCGAGAAGCAGGCCGTGTCCGCGTTCGGCAGCGGCCTGGCCATCTCCCGTACCTGCAAGCAGCGCGACGACGCCTTCAAGGCGATCGACTTCCTCACCTCGGACGCGGCGCAGCAGCAGATCATCGACGACGGCGAGGACGTGCCGGCCAGCCTCGCGGTGCAGCAGAGCGACGCGTTCCTCAAGCCCGCGTGGATGAAGTCGGACGTCAACATGGGTGCGTTCGCCGAGTCCAGCGGCTTCATCTTCCGCGCGCCGTTCATCCCCGAGTGGAACGAGATGACGTCGGCCATCGACTCGGGCCTCGCCAATTTCTGGCTCGGCAAGGAGAGCGCCAAGAAGGCGCTGACCGCACTGCAGAAGGACCTTGAGTCCATCATCAAGTCCGCGGGATGA
- the polX gene encoding DNA polymerase/3'-5' exonuclease PolX codes for MARPNDEVAALLQEYADLISITGGDAFKARVYEKAARAIGGHHADVSRLDVKGLKEIPNVGKSIAEKVVEYFASGSVSAVEELRAKIPAGVRQLTAIPTLGPKKALVIYQELGISTTEELTDAIHEERLRDLKGFGPKTEENILHGIGLLQSSGDRVLIDVAMSLAEDIVAEMSQVTGCERCSYAGSLRRVRETIGDVDILVAAKKPEPVMRAFTELPYVSEVIAHGEKKTSIRTGKGLQVDLRVVPPDSWGAAMQYFTGSKAHNIRTREMAVHKKLKLSEYGLFDTETGKKIVSETEEDVYARLGLPWIPPTLREDRGEIEAGLRGELPDLVQEKDIRGDLHTHTDLTDGLAPLEEMVAAAAERGYAYYAVTDHGPDMAMQRMTDERILAQRARVRELDGEYGKRGKRAGMRVLHGAELNIGPDGDVDWPPEFLAGFDLCVASVHSHFNQGREALTRRIVRACENPHVHIIGHPTTRLLGKRPGIDVDLDAVFAACARTGTALEINSHPDRLDLRDEDILRARRHGVRFAVDSDAHAVIHLANLRYGVGTAQRGWLTKDDVINTWPLTRLRRFLDQG; via the coding sequence GTGGCCCGTCCCAACGACGAGGTCGCCGCGCTGCTCCAGGAGTACGCGGATCTGATCTCGATCACCGGAGGAGACGCGTTCAAGGCGCGCGTCTACGAGAAGGCCGCCCGGGCGATCGGCGGCCACCATGCGGACGTGTCCAGGCTCGACGTCAAGGGCCTCAAGGAGATCCCCAACGTCGGCAAGTCGATCGCCGAGAAGGTCGTCGAGTACTTCGCCAGTGGCAGCGTGTCCGCCGTCGAGGAACTGCGGGCGAAGATCCCCGCCGGGGTCCGGCAGCTCACCGCCATCCCCACGCTCGGCCCGAAGAAGGCGCTGGTCATCTACCAGGAGCTGGGCATCTCCACGACCGAGGAACTCACCGACGCCATCCACGAGGAGCGGCTGCGCGACCTGAAGGGCTTCGGGCCGAAGACGGAGGAGAACATCCTGCACGGCATCGGCCTGCTGCAGTCCTCCGGGGACCGCGTCCTGATCGACGTCGCCATGAGCCTCGCCGAGGACATCGTCGCCGAGATGTCGCAGGTCACCGGCTGCGAGCGCTGCTCCTACGCCGGGTCGCTGCGCCGCGTGCGCGAGACCATCGGCGACGTCGACATCCTCGTCGCGGCGAAGAAGCCGGAACCGGTCATGCGGGCCTTCACCGAGCTGCCGTACGTCTCGGAGGTCATCGCGCACGGTGAGAAGAAGACGTCGATCCGCACCGGCAAGGGCCTCCAGGTCGATCTGCGTGTCGTCCCGCCGGACTCCTGGGGTGCGGCGATGCAGTACTTCACCGGCTCCAAGGCGCACAACATCCGCACTCGGGAGATGGCCGTCCACAAGAAGCTCAAGCTCTCCGAGTACGGCCTCTTCGACACCGAGACCGGCAAGAAGATCGTCTCCGAGACCGAGGAGGACGTGTACGCCCGCCTCGGCCTGCCCTGGATCCCGCCCACCCTGCGCGAGGACCGGGGCGAGATCGAGGCCGGGCTGCGCGGCGAGCTGCCCGACCTGGTCCAGGAGAAGGACATCCGGGGCGATCTGCACACCCACACCGACCTCACCGACGGTCTCGCCCCGCTGGAGGAGATGGTCGCCGCGGCCGCCGAGCGCGGGTACGCCTACTACGCGGTCACCGACCACGGCCCCGACATGGCCATGCAGCGGATGACCGACGAACGGATCCTGGCCCAGCGCGCACGCGTCCGCGAGCTCGACGGAGAGTACGGCAAGCGCGGCAAGCGGGCCGGCATGCGGGTGCTGCACGGCGCCGAGCTGAACATCGGCCCCGACGGCGACGTGGACTGGCCGCCTGAGTTCCTGGCCGGCTTCGACCTGTGCGTGGCCTCGGTGCACTCGCACTTCAACCAGGGGCGCGAGGCGCTGACCCGGCGGATCGTGCGGGCCTGCGAGAACCCCCACGTCCACATCATCGGCCACCCCACCACCCGCCTCCTCGGCAAGCGCCCCGGCATCGACGTCGACCTCGACGCGGTCTTCGCCGCCTGTGCGCGCACCGGCACGGCCCTGGAGATCAACTCCCACCCCGACCGGCTCGACCTGCGCGACGAGGACATCCTGCGGGCCAGGCGGCACGGCGTGAGGTTCGCCGTCGACAGCGACGCCCACGCCGTCATCCACCTGGCCAACCTGCGCTACGGCGTGGGCACGGCACAGCGCGGCTGGCTCACCAAGGACGACGTGATCAACACCTGGCCGCTGACCCGGCTGCGGCGCTTCCTGGACCAGGGCTGA
- a CDS encoding DegT/DnrJ/EryC1/StrS family aminotransferase → MPYGSRLAAMMTRRIGRECVYTPSARLALYLALRRWCRPGGRVLMSPVNDDVILFVVLAAGLRPVQAPVSQWDGNIDPAAVPESTWRNVDAVLTTNLYGMPDRVVELRRRCDELGIPLIEDAAHAIGTHVDGQPIGTFGKAAAFSLSKHVAGMAGGFLAVDDARTRRELELLRDDLLTPRRLRADLSTTLRPLARSAVRSLHLVRPVWRTMQRLRLLERDEFRMALHAPRLAGSARHAPSLTAYEPWVRVDLHGFRSRHGPLVRGQLELRMAMLDGDLARRRAGVSLLSGTTWASPALRDRAGDAPPPLFRVPLLVHDRDALLERLVNHGVVAGYVYDPPLDDYAGAEFVEPSPAPAAARWFAAHTLPADPLLARRITNALTKERATTAHPPIPTPPVFDTTNSPPTPLGQ, encoded by the coding sequence ATGCCGTACGGATCGCGGCTCGCCGCGATGATGACACGGCGCATCGGACGCGAATGCGTCTACACGCCCTCGGCCCGACTGGCCCTGTACCTGGCGCTGCGGCGCTGGTGCCGGCCGGGCGGGCGGGTGCTGATGTCCCCGGTGAACGACGACGTGATCCTCTTCGTCGTCCTCGCGGCCGGACTGCGCCCCGTACAAGCCCCCGTGTCCCAGTGGGACGGCAACATCGACCCGGCCGCCGTACCGGAGTCCACCTGGCGGAACGTGGACGCCGTCCTGACCACGAACCTGTACGGCATGCCGGACCGGGTCGTCGAACTGCGCCGCCGCTGCGACGAGTTGGGGATCCCGCTGATCGAGGACGCGGCGCACGCCATCGGCACGCATGTCGACGGGCAGCCGATCGGCACCTTCGGCAAGGCGGCGGCGTTCAGTCTGTCCAAGCACGTGGCGGGGATGGCCGGCGGTTTCCTGGCCGTCGACGACGCGCGCACCCGGCGGGAGCTGGAGCTGCTGCGCGACGATCTGCTGACGCCGCGCCGCCTGCGCGCCGACCTGTCCACCACGCTGCGCCCGCTGGCCCGGTCCGCCGTACGCTCGCTCCACCTGGTGCGTCCCGTGTGGCGCACCATGCAGCGCCTGCGGCTGCTGGAGCGGGACGAATTCCGCATGGCCCTGCACGCACCCCGCCTCGCCGGCAGCGCACGCCACGCGCCGAGCCTGACCGCGTACGAGCCCTGGGTCCGGGTCGACCTGCACGGCTTCCGCAGCCGCCACGGGCCCCTGGTCCGGGGGCAGTTGGAGCTGCGGATGGCCATGCTCGACGGCGACCTCGCCCGCCGCAGGGCCGGCGTCTCGCTGCTGTCGGGCACCACCTGGGCCAGCCCGGCACTGCGCGACCGGGCGGGCGACGCCCCGCCGCCCCTGTTCCGGGTACCGCTCCTCGTCCACGACCGCGACGCTCTCCTCGAACGCCTGGTGAACCACGGCGTGGTCGCGGGATACGTCTACGACCCCCCGCTCGACGACTACGCGGGCGCCGAGTTCGTCGAACCGTCCCCCGCCCCCGCGGCCGCCCGCTGGTTCGCCGCGCACACCCTGCCGGCCGACCCCCTCCTGGCCCGCAGGATCACCAACGCCCTGACGAAGGAGCGGGCGACCACCGCACACCCTCCGATCCCGACCCCGCCCGTCTTCGACACCACGAACTCGCCACCCACTCCCCTGGGCCAGTAG
- a CDS encoding GNAT family N-acetyltransferase yields the protein MRSKSAITIHRPDELSEPLRRAWHRAMDESPDYANPFLAPEFAIGVGRYRGGARVAVLHEDGEAVGFFPYERTAFGVGRAIGLGLSDCQALVHRPGVTWDTRDLLRACGLSVFEFDHLVEEQKPFGPYVTGTFASPVLDLKPGEGDYAQWLRATYPGQAKTTLKKERRLGRNVGEVRFVYDERDPRVLRTLMRWKSAQYRRTGRMDRFSKPWIVDLVEHLFEVREEHFTGILSVVYAGERPVAAHFGPRSRTVFAAWFTAYDPEFSYYSPGLMMHLRMADAAGRDGVTLMDMGRGEKEYKDWLKTRELRVAEGFAVRPHPVAAAHRLWRRPVRGLRNTVLAHPRLRDPADRLLKTVGTLRTSGLAHSSGAGARAR from the coding sequence GTGCGATCCAAGAGCGCCATCACGATTCACAGACCCGACGAGCTGAGCGAACCGCTGCGCCGGGCGTGGCACCGGGCGATGGACGAGTCGCCCGACTACGCCAACCCCTTCCTGGCGCCGGAGTTCGCGATCGGAGTCGGCAGGTACCGCGGTGGGGCGCGGGTGGCGGTGCTGCACGAGGACGGGGAGGCCGTCGGCTTCTTCCCGTACGAGCGCACCGCCTTCGGTGTCGGGCGGGCCATCGGTCTCGGACTCTCCGACTGCCAGGCCCTCGTGCACCGCCCGGGCGTCACCTGGGACACCCGGGATCTGCTGCGGGCCTGCGGACTGTCCGTCTTCGAGTTCGATCACCTCGTCGAGGAGCAGAAGCCGTTCGGCCCGTACGTCACCGGCACCTTCGCCTCTCCCGTGCTCGACCTGAAGCCCGGCGAGGGCGACTACGCGCAGTGGTTACGCGCCACGTACCCCGGACAGGCCAAGACGACGCTGAAGAAGGAGCGCCGCCTGGGCCGGAACGTGGGCGAGGTGCGGTTCGTCTACGACGAGCGCGACCCGCGGGTGCTGCGCACGCTCATGCGGTGGAAGTCCGCCCAGTACCGCAGGACGGGGCGGATGGACCGGTTCTCCAAGCCGTGGATCGTCGACCTCGTCGAGCACCTCTTCGAAGTCCGCGAGGAACACTTCACCGGCATCCTGTCCGTGGTGTACGCCGGTGAGCGGCCGGTCGCCGCGCACTTCGGGCCGAGGTCGCGGACGGTCTTCGCGGCCTGGTTCACCGCGTACGACCCCGAGTTCAGCTACTACTCGCCCGGACTGATGATGCACCTGCGGATGGCCGACGCCGCGGGCCGGGACGGCGTGACGCTGATGGACATGGGGCGCGGCGAGAAGGAGTACAAGGACTGGCTCAAGACCCGTGAGCTGCGGGTGGCCGAAGGGTTCGCGGTGCGCCCGCACCCCGTCGCGGCGGCACACCGGCTGTGGCGCAGACCCGTGCGCGGCCTGAGAAACACGGTCCTGGCCCACCCCAGACTGCGCGATCCCGCCGACCGGCTGCTGAAGACGGTCGGCACGCTGCGCACTTCGGGCCTGGCCCACTCGTCAGGAGCGGGCGCCCGCGCCCGCTGA
- a CDS encoding class I SAM-dependent methyltransferase, translated as MGLSLATAERWVERWERQQQRYAVDREERFTVIGDVVEQTVTDGPARPLVVDLGCGPGSLAARLARRLPHADIVGVDMDPLLLELARTHHADAARYVDAVIGEEGWTKALGLDRPLDAAVSTTALHYLGVDALHRVYRQLAALLRPGGVLVNGDHFPHDDTRLAELAGRVGRRHAERGRAFAHEDWASWWTAVAQDPELTDLLTERRRRQPQTGTADSAARLSVSAHQRLLRQAGFGHVGVVWQYGASHVVVALR; from the coding sequence ATGGGGCTGAGCCTGGCGACGGCGGAGCGGTGGGTGGAGCGCTGGGAGCGCCAGCAGCAGCGGTACGCCGTGGACCGCGAGGAGCGTTTCACGGTGATCGGCGACGTGGTGGAGCAGACCGTGACCGACGGCCCGGCCAGGCCGCTGGTCGTCGACCTCGGCTGCGGTCCCGGATCGCTGGCGGCCCGGCTGGCCCGGCGGTTGCCGCACGCGGACATCGTGGGCGTGGACATGGACCCGCTGCTGCTGGAGCTGGCCCGCACCCACCACGCGGACGCGGCCCGCTACGTGGACGCGGTGATCGGCGAGGAGGGCTGGACGAAGGCCCTGGGGCTGGACCGCCCGCTCGACGCGGCCGTGTCGACGACGGCCCTGCACTATCTGGGCGTGGACGCCCTGCACCGCGTCTACCGGCAGCTCGCGGCGCTGCTGCGGCCCGGCGGCGTCCTCGTCAACGGCGACCACTTCCCGCACGACGACACCCGGCTCGCCGAACTCGCCGGACGCGTCGGCCGCCGCCACGCCGAACGCGGGCGCGCCTTCGCCCACGAGGACTGGGCCTCCTGGTGGACGGCCGTCGCGCAGGATCCCGAGCTGACCGACCTGCTCACGGAGCGCCGACGCCGACAGCCGCAGACCGGTACCGCCGACAGTGCGGCGCGCCTGTCCGTGTCCGCGCATCAACGGCTGCTGCGGCAGGCGGGGTTCGGACATGTCGGAGTCGTCTGGCAGTACGGCGCCAGCCACGTCGTCGTGGCACTGCGCTGA
- a CDS encoding aminotransferase class V-fold PLP-dependent enzyme, protein MTIPRIDNQAAAVIEESGEWQRALRTQFPIITAHPELAYLDSAATAQKPQAVLDSVHTYLTTSNANAGRGTYTWANRTTSLVEQARDRVRRFLDDPAPTRSAVHFTSGTTEGMRTVAGDWLPQLLADGDEIVVPVADHEANIAPWLEAQRQLARQGVHVRVRPMPYQQASGDYDHTALTELTSPRTRFVAVSHVHHVYGGNMNIHRIRRAVGEEAVICLDAAQSIGHLPVSVADLDVDFVVFSGHKAMALPGTGAVWARQSRGPQFTPGGWSGTPNTVGIVSLATALDWLDAAGTDRIEQWTVALAARLTDGLRRLDAYEILGCQNSLAVDSSVQQRQGIVTFRHHAIDSGDLGFVLFSHGFMVRSDQHCQGSAGERTGSVRVSLHVYNTAEEVDRLLAVLATLG, encoded by the coding sequence ATGACCATACCCAGGATCGACAACCAAGCGGCCGCTGTCATCGAGGAGTCGGGGGAGTGGCAGCGCGCCCTGCGCACCCAGTTCCCGATCATCACCGCCCACCCGGAGCTGGCCTACCTGGACAGCGCCGCCACCGCCCAGAAACCCCAGGCCGTACTCGACTCCGTCCACACCTACCTCACCACGAGCAACGCCAACGCGGGCCGCGGCACCTACACCTGGGCCAACCGGACCACGTCCCTGGTCGAGCAGGCCCGCGACCGGGTCAGGCGGTTCCTGGACGACCCCGCCCCGACGCGCTCGGCCGTGCACTTCACCAGCGGCACCACCGAGGGCATGCGCACCGTCGCCGGCGACTGGCTGCCCCAGCTCCTCGCCGACGGCGACGAGATCGTGGTCCCGGTCGCCGACCACGAGGCCAACATCGCGCCCTGGCTGGAGGCGCAACGGCAACTGGCGCGGCAGGGCGTCCACGTCCGCGTCCGGCCGATGCCGTACCAGCAGGCGTCCGGCGACTACGACCACACCGCGCTCACGGAACTGACAAGCCCGCGAACCCGGTTCGTCGCCGTCAGCCACGTCCACCACGTGTACGGCGGCAACATGAACATCCACCGCATCCGCCGGGCGGTCGGCGAGGAGGCGGTCATCTGCCTGGACGCCGCCCAGAGCATCGGCCATCTGCCCGTGTCCGTGGCCGACCTGGACGTCGACTTCGTCGTCTTCTCCGGGCACAAGGCCATGGCACTGCCCGGCACGGGAGCCGTCTGGGCCCGCCAGTCACGCGGCCCGCAGTTCACGCCGGGCGGCTGGTCGGGCACCCCCAACACGGTCGGCATCGTCTCCCTCGCCACCGCCCTGGACTGGCTGGACGCGGCCGGTACCGACCGGATCGAGCAGTGGACGGTCGCCCTGGCGGCCCGGCTCACCGACGGCCTGCGGCGCCTCGACGCCTACGAGATCCTCGGCTGCCAGAACAGCCTGGCCGTCGACTCCTCCGTGCAGCAGCGCCAGGGCATCGTCACCTTCCGGCACCATGCCATCGACTCCGGGGACCTGGGCTTCGTCCTGTTCAGTCACGGCTTCATGGTCCGCTCCGACCAGCACTGCCAGGGCAGCGCGGGGGAGCGGACCGGGTCGGTGCGGGTGAGCCTGCACGTGTACAACACCGCCGAGGAGGTCGACCGGCTCCTGGCCGTCCTTGCCACCCTCGGGTGA
- a CDS encoding pyridoxal-phosphate dependent enzyme gives MRYDSITDAIGNTPLVRIDPAVHGLRNIDLYAKLELLNPFGSVKDRAAWNMARPHLSAAAEGAGQVVELSSGNTAKALAVLAGIHGLTFKSVTNRMRIPEIKDLLLLLGAEIEELPGQSECLDPTATDDPLTLFHRTLSEPDSTYLHTDQYFNPRNTEAHFTGTGPEIVKDLDGRAPDWFIACVGTAGSSTGVARALREHDPAVRVAGLVAAKSDFIPGIRTIDEAHEVGLFDPGTYDTIESVSADEAIEGMLTLNRRCGILAGPTGGAAYFGAVRQLRAFDEELADGEPAERQSAVFIVCDRVESYLSYVRQRRPDLFGRPRRRNSPADLSDAELRTAPAIGVADAQAWIATGGPLVVDLRSSYAYAALHIDGSVNIVDELFEELLHGGLPFSRNRPVLLACPVGEKSARYAALLTRMGHPDVRSLTGGIIAWRDAGAPLVRD, from the coding sequence GTGAGGTACGACAGCATCACCGACGCCATCGGCAACACACCGCTGGTGCGCATCGACCCGGCCGTGCACGGCCTGAGGAACATCGACCTGTACGCCAAGCTGGAGTTGCTCAACCCTTTCGGGTCGGTCAAGGACCGGGCCGCCTGGAACATGGCGCGACCGCACCTGTCCGCCGCGGCCGAGGGGGCCGGCCAGGTGGTCGAGTTGTCGAGTGGCAACACCGCCAAGGCCCTGGCCGTGCTCGCGGGCATACACGGCCTGACCTTCAAGAGCGTCACCAACCGGATGCGGATCCCGGAGATCAAGGACCTGCTGCTGTTGCTGGGCGCGGAGATCGAGGAACTCCCCGGTCAGAGCGAGTGCCTTGATCCGACTGCCACCGACGACCCGCTCACCCTCTTCCACCGCACTCTCTCCGAGCCCGACAGCACCTATCTGCACACCGACCAGTACTTCAACCCGCGCAATACCGAGGCCCACTTCACCGGCACCGGACCGGAGATCGTCAAGGACCTCGACGGCCGGGCCCCGGACTGGTTCATCGCCTGCGTGGGCACCGCCGGCTCCTCCACCGGCGTCGCCCGCGCCCTGCGCGAACACGACCCCGCCGTACGGGTCGCCGGTCTGGTCGCGGCCAAGTCCGACTTCATCCCCGGAATCCGCACCATTGACGAGGCGCACGAGGTGGGGCTGTTCGACCCCGGCACCTACGACACCATCGAGTCGGTGAGCGCCGACGAGGCGATCGAGGGAATGCTGACCCTCAACCGCCGCTGCGGCATCCTGGCCGGCCCCACCGGAGGGGCCGCGTACTTCGGAGCCGTACGCCAACTGCGCGCCTTCGACGAGGAGTTGGCCGACGGAGAACCTGCGGAGCGCCAGTCGGCGGTGTTCATCGTCTGCGACCGCGTCGAGAGCTACCTCAGCTACGTCCGTCAGCGGCGCCCCGACCTCTTCGGCCGCCCCCGCCGCAGGAACTCCCCGGCCGACCTGTCGGACGCCGAGCTACGCACGGCTCCGGCCATCGGCGTCGCCGACGCCCAGGCGTGGATCGCCACCGGAGGACCACTCGTCGTCGACCTGCGCAGCTCCTACGCCTATGCCGCCCTGCACATCGACGGCTCGGTCAACATCGTCGACGAGCTCTTCGAGGAACTCCTGCACGGCGGGCTGCCGTTCAGCCGCAACCGCCCGGTCCTGCTGGCCTGCCCGGTCGGCGAGAAGTCCGCCCGCTACGCCGCCCTGCTGACCCGGATGGGACACCCGGACGTCCGCAGCCTCACCGGCGGCATCATCGCCTGGCGCGACGCGGGCGCACCCCTCGTGCGGGACTGA